The following proteins come from a genomic window of Proteinivorax hydrogeniformans:
- a CDS encoding IS110 family transposase gives MMQGQQMIVGVDVGYYNHHVAIGLAGDILKDFEIPHSQKGFRYFFNQITSFVQAYEVSDIVVGMEGTNGHARPLDQMVKDKGYMLLNVNNLKFARFKEIFATPEKNDRMDARQIVTLMMMAPMMEQGKEVLQEVHNTSEIETKLKRISRRRHQIVKEKVIIQNRMQADLQSVCPGFLKMFASVDAFYVLRFLSCRPDLRKLKRLRLPTILKIQGVGKGHAKKLQRWQEEASFGSEVEWVGPMIAEDASRLLALKERLIELEKQIKSLVRQSRLGSLIRSIPGFGPICSGIIAAEIGTISRFDSEAGLAIYLGMAPLDNSSGLYEGTKSPKQVNKHAKKAMMQALQHHVRRVDESKVYFQKKCDEGKKYNQALRSLGRHLTRVIWSMIKNNRKYERREKETSKAA, from the coding sequence ATGATGCAAGGTCAGCAGATGATAGTTGGTGTAGACGTAGGTTATTACAATCATCATGTAGCTATAGGCTTAGCAGGAGATATTTTAAAGGATTTTGAGATACCCCATAGCCAGAAAGGGTTTAGGTATTTCTTTAATCAAATAACATCTTTTGTACAAGCTTATGAAGTATCAGACATAGTTGTTGGTATGGAGGGGACTAATGGCCATGCTCGGCCATTAGATCAAATGGTTAAAGATAAAGGGTACATGTTACTAAATGTTAATAACCTAAAGTTTGCCCGTTTTAAAGAAATCTTCGCTACACCAGAGAAAAATGACCGCATGGATGCAAGACAAATAGTCACCCTTATGATGATGGCCCCAATGATGGAACAAGGCAAGGAAGTGCTTCAAGAAGTGCATAACACATCTGAGATTGAAACTAAATTAAAACGTATTAGTCGCCGTCGCCATCAGATAGTTAAAGAAAAAGTTATAATACAAAATAGAATGCAAGCAGATCTGCAATCTGTATGCCCAGGTTTTTTGAAAATGTTTGCATCTGTGGATGCCTTTTATGTACTGCGCTTTTTGAGCTGTCGTCCGGACTTGCGTAAGTTAAAAAGACTTAGATTACCGACAATACTCAAGATTCAAGGTGTTGGTAAAGGACATGCTAAAAAGTTACAAAGGTGGCAAGAGGAAGCTAGCTTTGGCTCAGAAGTAGAGTGGGTAGGCCCTATGATAGCAGAAGATGCTTCGCGCTTATTAGCCCTTAAAGAAAGGTTAATTGAATTAGAAAAACAAATCAAATCATTAGTTAGGCAGTCAAGATTGGGCTCTCTTATTCGAAGCATACCAGGCTTTGGCCCTATTTGTTCTGGAATAATAGCTGCAGAAATAGGTACAATTAGTAGGTTTGACTCTGAGGCTGGGTTAGCAATCTACCTAGGTATGGCTCCTCTTGACAATAGTTCTGGCCTATATGAAGGAACAAAATCACCTAAACAAGTTAACAAACATGCGAAAAAAGCTATGATGCAAGCACTGCAGCATCATGTGCGAAGGGTTGATGAATCTAAAGTTTACTTCCAAAAAAAATGTGATGAAGGCAAGAAATACAATCAAGCTCTGCGGTCCTTAGGACGGCATTTAACAAGAGTAATATGGAG